One window of Robiginitalea biformata HTCC2501 genomic DNA carries:
- the amaB gene encoding L-piperidine-6-carboxylate dehydrogenase, which translates to MTEVALDFGIEKALKALGVEDVNPGSSTGMEHFGSGEEIASVSPVDGATIARVRATTQEDYRRVAETAASAFTSWRLVPAPQRGEIVRQFSDRLRELKEPLGKLVSYEMGKSYQEGLGEVQEMIDICDFAVGLSRQLHGLTMHSERPGHRMYEQYHPLGVVGIISAFNFPVAVWAWNTALAWVCGDVCIWKPSEKTPLCGIACQKIAAEVFHRNGMPEGITCLINGDYRVGEMLTGDTGVPLVSATGSIRMGKIVAQAVAARLGRSLLELGGNNAIIVTPDADIKMTVIGAVFGAVGTCGQRCTSTRRLIVHEDVYDEVKSALKQAYGQLRIGNPLDEENHVGPLIDREAVDMYRKALEQVVAEGGEILVPGGVLDGPGYESGCYVKPAIAEAENHFEIVQEETFAPVLYLIRYSGDVHDAIALQNGVKQGLSSAIMTTNLRESEAFLSAAGSDCGIANVNIGTSGAEIGGAFGGEKETGGGRESGSDAWKIYMRRQTNTINYSDNLPLAQGIRFDL; encoded by the coding sequence ATGACGGAAGTTGCCCTGGATTTTGGTATAGAAAAAGCCCTGAAAGCATTGGGAGTCGAAGACGTAAACCCCGGAAGCTCCACCGGAATGGAACACTTTGGTTCCGGGGAGGAAATCGCCTCCGTATCGCCGGTTGACGGCGCAACCATTGCCAGGGTCCGGGCCACCACCCAGGAAGATTACCGGCGTGTTGCGGAAACCGCAGCCAGCGCCTTTACCTCCTGGCGCCTGGTACCCGCCCCCCAGCGCGGGGAAATCGTCCGGCAGTTTTCGGACCGGCTCCGGGAGCTCAAAGAACCCCTGGGCAAGCTCGTATCTTATGAAATGGGCAAGTCCTACCAGGAAGGCCTTGGCGAAGTGCAGGAGATGATCGATATCTGCGATTTTGCCGTGGGCCTCTCCCGCCAGCTTCACGGCCTGACCATGCATTCCGAACGACCGGGACACCGCATGTACGAACAATATCACCCGTTGGGTGTGGTGGGGATCATCTCCGCCTTTAACTTCCCGGTGGCCGTTTGGGCATGGAATACGGCCCTGGCCTGGGTTTGCGGCGATGTGTGTATCTGGAAGCCCTCCGAAAAAACGCCGCTCTGCGGTATCGCCTGCCAGAAGATCGCCGCCGAGGTATTCCACCGCAACGGGATGCCGGAAGGAATAACCTGCCTGATCAACGGGGATTACCGGGTGGGTGAAATGTTGACCGGTGACACCGGCGTACCGCTTGTCTCGGCAACCGGTTCCATCCGGATGGGCAAAATCGTCGCGCAGGCAGTTGCCGCCCGGCTCGGACGGTCGTTGCTCGAACTCGGAGGGAACAACGCCATCATCGTCACCCCGGACGCAGACATAAAAATGACTGTTATCGGCGCAGTCTTCGGAGCCGTCGGTACCTGTGGCCAGCGCTGCACCTCCACCCGGAGGCTGATCGTCCACGAAGACGTATATGACGAGGTAAAATCGGCCCTGAAACAGGCCTATGGACAACTCCGAATCGGCAACCCGCTGGACGAGGAAAACCACGTTGGCCCGCTGATTGACCGGGAGGCTGTGGATATGTACCGGAAAGCCCTGGAGCAGGTGGTTGCCGAAGGGGGCGAGATCCTGGTGCCCGGGGGCGTCCTGGACGGCCCGGGGTATGAGAGCGGCTGTTATGTGAAGCCGGCTATTGCCGAGGCCGAAAACCACTTTGAAATCGTACAGGAAGAAACTTTTGCGCCCGTATTGTACCTGATCCGGTACTCCGGGGACGTCCACGATGCGATTGCACTTCAAAACGGCGTCAAGCAAGGGCTTTCATCGGCCATTATGACGACCAACCTGCGGGAATCGGAAGCCTTCCTCTCTGCCGCGGGGAGCGATTGCGGAATCGCCAACGTAAACATCGGCACCTCCGGCGCCGAAATAGGCGGCGCCTTTGGGGGTGAAAAAGAAACCGGCGGCGGCCGGGAGTCCGGCTCGGACGCCTGGAAAATCTATATGAGGCGGCAGACAAACACCATTAACTACAGCGACAATCTCCCCCTGGCGCAGGGGATTCGATTTGACCTTTGA
- a CDS encoding glycerol-3-phosphate dehydrogenase/oxidase: MKKPNPFTTKSRSSDLRELQASRADLLVIGGGITGAGIALDAASRGLRTVLLEKGDFASGTSSKSTKLIHGGLRYLKQFDFWLVKEVGSERAIVHKLAPHLVLPEKMLLPLIEGGSYGKWLTSIGLKVYDILAQVGGDDKRKMLEKKQALKKEPLLPKKKLKGAGYYAEYRTDDARLTLEIIKSSLEFGTKALNYMRVDDFLYEEGRVDGVVAEDLLGGGKMEVRADHIINAAGPWVDELRGVNRSRQGKRLHLTKGVHLVFPHEKLPVRQSVYFDVPDGRMIFAIPRGKVTYVGTTDTNFNGDKDDVRTDLADAIYLISAVNNMFPSIELEMADIESSWAGLRPLIHEEGKSASELSRKDEIFTSESGLISMAGGKLTGYRKMAERAVNRVAHRLEEAGKELGPCRTEKLPLCGNGFKNSKAVREYIDQIARRLKPHGLDRHVAWQLVTTYGDQTETILSDFEASEGKDPRWRLMQAELQFGVAYEMVQSPMDFFIRRTGRLYFDIDSVREYLEEAVAECARLLGADARKAEAWKETLEREIHLHSTFSLEPV; encoded by the coding sequence ATGAAAAAACCGAACCCATTTACCACGAAGAGCCGGTCATCCGACCTCAGGGAACTGCAAGCCTCCCGAGCCGACCTGCTGGTTATCGGCGGGGGAATCACCGGGGCGGGGATTGCCCTGGACGCCGCATCCCGCGGGCTTCGCACCGTCTTGCTGGAAAAGGGGGATTTTGCCTCCGGGACCAGCAGCAAATCCACCAAACTCATCCACGGGGGCTTGCGGTACCTGAAACAGTTCGACTTCTGGCTGGTGAAAGAGGTCGGTTCGGAGCGCGCCATCGTACACAAACTGGCCCCGCACCTGGTCCTGCCCGAGAAAATGCTCTTGCCGCTCATCGAAGGGGGGTCGTACGGAAAATGGCTCACATCCATCGGCCTGAAGGTATACGATATCCTCGCCCAGGTAGGAGGGGACGACAAGCGGAAGATGCTGGAAAAGAAACAGGCGCTGAAGAAAGAGCCGCTCCTGCCGAAAAAGAAATTAAAAGGTGCCGGATATTACGCGGAATACCGCACCGACGACGCCCGACTGACACTCGAAATCATCAAGAGCAGCCTGGAATTCGGGACCAAGGCCCTGAACTACATGCGGGTGGACGACTTCCTTTACGAGGAAGGCCGCGTGGACGGCGTGGTGGCCGAAGACCTCCTGGGGGGCGGCAAGATGGAAGTCCGCGCCGACCATATCATCAATGCGGCGGGCCCCTGGGTAGATGAGTTGCGGGGCGTAAACCGCAGCCGGCAGGGCAAACGGCTGCACCTGACCAAGGGGGTCCACCTGGTTTTCCCCCATGAGAAACTCCCGGTTCGGCAGTCCGTTTACTTCGACGTGCCGGACGGGCGGATGATTTTTGCGATTCCCAGGGGGAAGGTCACCTACGTGGGCACTACGGATACGAATTTCAACGGGGACAAGGATGACGTGCGCACGGATTTGGCCGACGCCATCTACCTGATTTCCGCGGTGAACAATATGTTTCCGTCCATCGAGCTGGAAATGGCAGATATCGAATCGTCCTGGGCAGGACTGCGGCCACTGATCCACGAGGAAGGCAAATCCGCCTCCGAATTATCGCGCAAGGATGAGATTTTTACTTCGGAGAGCGGCCTGATCAGCATGGCCGGGGGCAAGCTGACCGGGTACCGGAAAATGGCCGAACGGGCTGTCAACCGGGTAGCGCATCGCCTGGAGGAAGCCGGGAAGGAGCTGGGGCCCTGCCGGACCGAGAAGCTGCCGCTCTGCGGGAACGGCTTTAAGAATTCCAAAGCGGTGCGGGAGTACATCGACCAAATAGCCCGCCGCCTGAAGCCTCACGGACTGGACCGGCATGTGGCCTGGCAATTGGTCACCACCTACGGGGACCAGACGGAAACGATCCTGTCGGATTTTGAGGCCTCTGAGGGGAAGGACCCCAGGTGGCGCCTGATGCAGGCCGAATTGCAGTTTGGCGTGGCCTATGAGATGGTGCAGAGCCCCATGGACTTTTTCATCCGGCGAACCGGCCGGCTTTACTTCGATATCGATTCGGTACGGGAATACCTGGAGGAGGCCGTTGCCGAGTGCGCCCGGTTGCTGGGGGCGGATGCCCGGAAGGCCGAGGCCTGGAAGGAAACCCTCGAACGGGAAATCCACCTGCACAGCACGTTCAGCCTGGAACCGGTATAG
- a CDS encoding antibiotic biosynthesis monooxygenase family protein yields the protein MKAKFPYYAVIFTSRRTEEQAGYAETSARMMELAARQPGYLGVDHAREEVGITVSYWESLEAIAGWKAQADHALAQRNGREKWYSEYRIRICRVEKEYGFNREGSAE from the coding sequence ATGAAGGCAAAATTCCCCTATTACGCCGTGATTTTCACTTCCCGCCGGACCGAAGAGCAGGCCGGGTATGCGGAAACTTCGGCTCGTATGATGGAGCTGGCCGCACGCCAGCCGGGTTATCTGGGGGTGGACCACGCCCGGGAGGAAGTCGGGATAACCGTCAGTTACTGGGAATCCCTGGAGGCTATCGCGGGCTGGAAGGCCCAGGCCGACCACGCACTGGCCCAGCGGAACGGACGCGAAAAATGGTACAGCGAGTACCGGATTCGGATTTGCCGGGTGGAGAAGGAATACGGGTTTAACCGGGAAGGATCTGCTGAATGA
- a CDS encoding amylosucrase — protein MNQVAIHRLLAGKSLAKPSKKDLPALFEKRLAANLTLIQDLYYSLYPGQDAAFEELPGMLGKLFRDRSEDLRLQDLERLNEGAWYQSEKWVGMQLYTDRFSGDIRGLIDKLPYFEKLGVNFLHVMPLTRQPKGENDGGYAVSSHTEIDPRFGTEADFLEFTGACRDKGVCLMLDFVVNHTSDQYPWAQKAREGDAEYAGYYYMFPDRTLPDLYEETLPEIFPETSPGNFTFIPETGQWVMTVFNQYQWDLNYTNPRVFLAMLKNMVVLANKGVDVLRFDALAFLWKKLGTNSQNLPEAHQLIALFRLCLQVVAPGVAILAEAIVAPREIVRYFGEGRLAGNECEAAYNATYMACLWNSIATKKTNLLYRSLADIASIPESCSWINYIRCHDDIGLGFDDRQIEALGWNPAAHRRFLLDYYCQRLEWSPSRGVLFMYNPVTGDGRITGSTASLLGLEEALDSGNAADVETAFDKIVMMYGVILASAGIPLIYAGDEIGMLNDYSYLREKDKENDSRWVNRPIHDWEAVAALDDPNRLPSRIFSRLQSLIRLRRKLPSLGGGKSVLHHPGNEHLYVFERKAEKGSLLVVANFDENPQVLNATWVRNLGYLKGSAYTNLVDGTSHSVQSALLEIRPYGLLWLKTVEGAGAK, from the coding sequence ATGAACCAGGTAGCAATCCATCGTCTGCTGGCCGGGAAAAGCCTGGCAAAGCCATCCAAAAAGGACCTGCCCGCCCTGTTCGAAAAACGGCTGGCCGCCAATCTCACGCTGATTCAGGACTTGTATTATTCGCTTTACCCGGGTCAGGATGCCGCTTTTGAGGAATTGCCCGGGATGCTGGGAAAACTCTTCCGGGATCGGTCGGAAGACCTTCGTTTACAGGACCTGGAGCGCCTGAACGAAGGGGCCTGGTACCAATCCGAGAAATGGGTGGGCATGCAGTTGTACACCGACCGTTTCAGCGGGGACATCCGGGGGCTGATCGACAAGCTCCCCTACTTCGAAAAACTCGGCGTCAACTTCCTGCACGTCATGCCGCTTACCCGCCAGCCGAAAGGGGAAAACGACGGGGGATACGCCGTTAGCAGCCACACGGAGATCGACCCCCGGTTTGGCACGGAAGCCGATTTCCTGGAATTCACCGGAGCGTGCCGGGATAAAGGGGTCTGCCTGATGCTGGATTTCGTGGTCAACCACACCTCCGACCAGTATCCGTGGGCCCAGAAAGCAAGGGAGGGGGACGCCGAATACGCCGGGTATTACTACATGTTCCCGGATCGGACCCTGCCCGACCTGTACGAGGAAACCCTGCCGGAAATCTTCCCGGAAACATCGCCCGGGAATTTCACCTTTATCCCGGAAACCGGCCAGTGGGTCATGACCGTCTTCAATCAGTACCAGTGGGACCTCAACTACACGAACCCCAGGGTATTCCTGGCCATGCTCAAAAATATGGTGGTCCTGGCCAACAAAGGCGTGGACGTATTGCGGTTTGACGCCCTGGCATTCCTCTGGAAAAAACTCGGGACGAACTCCCAGAATCTCCCGGAGGCACACCAGTTGATTGCGCTGTTCCGGCTTTGCCTGCAGGTGGTGGCCCCCGGGGTCGCCATCCTGGCCGAAGCAATAGTGGCACCCCGGGAAATTGTCCGGTACTTCGGGGAAGGCCGCCTGGCCGGCAACGAGTGCGAGGCGGCGTACAACGCCACCTACATGGCCTGCCTGTGGAATTCCATCGCCACCAAAAAGACCAACCTGCTCTACCGGAGCCTGGCGGATATCGCGTCAATCCCCGAATCCTGCAGCTGGATAAACTATATCCGCTGCCACGACGATATCGGGCTCGGATTTGACGACCGGCAAATTGAAGCCCTCGGGTGGAACCCCGCCGCACACCGGCGGTTTCTGTTGGATTACTATTGCCAGCGCCTGGAGTGGTCCCCCTCCCGGGGCGTACTCTTTATGTACAACCCCGTTACCGGGGACGGACGGATAACCGGGAGCACGGCCTCCCTGCTGGGTCTGGAAGAGGCCCTCGATTCCGGGAACGCGGCAGATGTGGAAACGGCCTTCGACAAAATCGTCATGATGTACGGGGTTATCCTGGCTTCGGCGGGCATCCCGCTCATTTATGCCGGGGATGAAATCGGGATGCTGAACGACTATTCGTACCTGCGGGAAAAGGACAAGGAAAATGACAGCCGCTGGGTAAACCGGCCCATCCACGACTGGGAGGCAGTGGCCGCCCTGGACGACCCCAATCGCCTCCCGTCCCGGATTTTTTCAAGACTGCAATCGCTGATCCGACTCCGGAGGAAGCTGCCTTCACTGGGTGGCGGCAAATCGGTCCTCCACCACCCGGGGAACGAGCACCTCTATGTCTTTGAGAGAAAGGCGGAGAAAGGCTCCCTGCTGGTTGTCGCCAACTTCGACGAAAACCCGCAGGTACTCAACGCCACCTGGGTTCGCAACCTCGGGTACCTCAAGGGCAGCGCATATACGAACCTCGTGGACGGAACGTCCCATTCGGTACAGAGCGCATTATTGGAAATCAGGCCCTACGGCCTGCTCTGGCTGAAAACAGTGGAGGGGGCCGGGGCAAAATAA
- a CDS encoding metallophosphoesterase has protein sequence MRKLVIGDIHGGLKALRQLLDRVAPAQEDFFVFLGDYVDGWSEAAETVDYLIGFAREHRCLFLKGNHDELCEEWLNGQAERELWLRHGGAATKKSYQGVGAATRGQHAKFFRDLKAYHLDSENRLFLHAGFTNQRGVEHEYFEKNFYWDRTLWETALSLDARLDPSDQLYPARLRHYREIYIGHTPVVRIGKDQPFRAANVWNVDTGAAFRGPLSAIDAGNKEVWQSDPVYQMYPEETGRNA, from the coding sequence ATGAGAAAACTTGTAATCGGAGATATACACGGGGGCCTGAAGGCCTTGCGGCAATTGCTGGACCGGGTGGCCCCGGCCCAGGAGGATTTTTTTGTGTTCCTCGGGGATTATGTAGACGGGTGGAGCGAAGCGGCCGAAACCGTGGACTACCTGATCGGTTTTGCCCGGGAGCACCGCTGCCTGTTCCTGAAAGGCAACCACGATGAGCTCTGTGAAGAATGGCTCAACGGGCAGGCAGAGCGCGAACTCTGGCTGCGGCATGGGGGCGCCGCTACCAAAAAGTCCTACCAGGGGGTGGGTGCAGCCACCCGGGGGCAACACGCCAAATTTTTCAGGGACCTGAAAGCCTACCACCTGGATAGCGAGAACCGGTTGTTTCTCCACGCCGGGTTTACCAACCAGCGGGGCGTGGAGCACGAGTATTTTGAAAAGAATTTCTATTGGGACCGGACCCTTTGGGAAACCGCCCTTTCCCTGGATGCCAGACTGGACCCCTCAGACCAGTTGTACCCGGCCCGCCTGCGGCATTACCGGGAGATCTACATCGGTCATACCCCGGTGGTGCGGATTGGGAAAGACCAGCCATTCCGGGCGGCAAATGTGTGGAATGTCGACACGGGGGCTGCCTTTCGCGGCCCGCTGTCTGCCATCGATGCCGGGAACAAGGAAGTATGGCAAAGCGACCCGGTTTACCAGATGTACCCGGAGGAAACCGGGCGGAACGCCTAG
- a CDS encoding carbohydrate kinase family protein encodes MKQIFCVGELLIDFVGENQGSDLSRAVMFTKKAGGAPANVASAIARLGGRSAFVGCIGEDPFGEFLLDVLRENRVDTQFLQRSETFTTLAFVSIAEDGERDFVFSRGADRELQYMPEVKKSFRGNMIHLGAATALLGGPLEKAYGHYFFDGLTQRAFISFDPNYRHDLWKNKAAVFRKKCIPFIEKSNLCKFSLEEAQLLSGEESLEKACSVLHDIGTEIIVITLGGDGTWLSTRAGQRTIPSIRVEPVDTTGAGDAFIGCLLWQLAAREDLEHIASDVEALAEMVRIANAAGAVTTTRFGAIEALPDQEQLNRALA; translated from the coding sequence ATGAAACAGATTTTTTGTGTGGGCGAACTGCTCATCGACTTTGTAGGCGAAAACCAGGGAAGCGACCTGTCCAGGGCAGTGATGTTCACAAAGAAAGCCGGGGGCGCACCGGCAAACGTAGCCAGTGCCATTGCCCGTCTCGGCGGCCGCAGCGCCTTTGTAGGCTGTATCGGGGAGGATCCTTTTGGGGAATTTCTCCTGGACGTACTCCGGGAAAACCGGGTGGATACGCAGTTTTTGCAGCGCAGCGAAACTTTTACCACCCTGGCCTTTGTCTCCATTGCGGAAGACGGGGAGCGGGATTTCGTGTTTAGCCGGGGGGCCGACCGCGAGCTGCAATACATGCCCGAAGTCAAAAAGTCCTTCCGAGGGAATATGATCCACCTGGGGGCCGCCACCGCATTGCTCGGCGGGCCGCTTGAAAAGGCCTACGGGCATTATTTCTTCGACGGGCTCACCCAGCGGGCCTTTATCAGCTTCGACCCGAATTACCGCCACGACCTTTGGAAAAACAAGGCGGCCGTTTTCAGGAAAAAATGCATCCCTTTTATCGAGAAGTCCAACCTCTGCAAATTCAGCCTGGAGGAAGCGCAATTGCTCAGCGGGGAGGAGAGCCTGGAGAAAGCCTGTTCGGTGCTCCACGATATCGGTACGGAAATTATCGTGATTACCCTGGGGGGTGACGGCACCTGGCTGAGCACACGTGCGGGGCAGCGGACCATCCCGAGTATCCGGGTGGAGCCCGTGGACACCACGGGGGCGGGCGACGCCTTTATCGGTTGCCTGCTTTGGCAGCTGGCCGCCCGCGAAGACCTGGAACACATCGCCTCGGATGTGGAGGCGCTAGCTGAAATGGTGCGCATTGCCAATGCCGCAGGCGCCGTGACCACCACGCGGTTCGGCGCCATCGAGGCACTTCCGGACCAGGAGCAATTGAATCGGGCACTGGCATGA
- a CDS encoding CvpA family protein: protein MGFIDVILGLLLVYGLYKGFRNGLILEIASIAALIAGIYGAIHFSYIAAGYLSQRLDWSPYYLKLTAFLITFLAIVIAVHLLGKLLTRVAEMILVGFLNRLGGAVFGVVKVAVILGALLIFFERANRTLGVGDSDAVRESVLYGPVREVGAFVFSRVLEPAPRETEVPASR from the coding sequence ATGGGATTTATCGATGTCATTCTGGGATTATTACTCGTTTACGGACTCTATAAGGGGTTTCGCAACGGGCTGATCCTTGAGATTGCCTCCATCGCCGCGCTGATAGCAGGGATCTACGGGGCCATCCACTTTTCATACATCGCGGCCGGCTACCTGAGTCAGCGCCTGGACTGGAGCCCCTACTACCTGAAACTAACCGCATTCCTGATCACCTTCCTGGCCATCGTCATTGCTGTCCACCTGTTGGGCAAACTGCTTACCCGCGTGGCGGAAATGATCCTGGTGGGCTTCCTGAACCGGCTGGGGGGCGCCGTTTTTGGGGTGGTTAAAGTAGCCGTTATCCTCGGGGCCCTGCTGATCTTTTTTGAACGGGCCAACCGGACCCTGGGCGTGGGCGACTCGGATGCAGTCCGCGAGTCCGTACTCTACGGGCCGGTGCGGGAAGTCGGCGCCTTTGTTTTCAGCCGGGTCCTGGAGCCGGCACCCCGGGAAACCGAAGTTCCCGCCTCCCGTTAA
- a CDS encoding SPFH domain-containing protein: MGLFDEIKKKLSHEFIDIVEWLDDSQDTIVHRFERYQNEIKNGARLIVREGQKAVFVNEGQLADVFGPGTYELTTSNLPILTTLKGWKYGFDSPFKAEVYFVNTRLFTDEKWGTKNPVMLSDERFGLTEIRAFGTYSFRIEDPGKFVVDVVGTDGNFTNYEVNEHLKSLIVTRFTDTVGEANLPLELYAANTSELSETCREVMEPEFARVGIELEKFYIENVSMPEELKKEIFEYSRLDKLDMSKLSQFKAAKAMEAAASNEGGTAGAGMGMGMGFVLAQQMGSMMAQPQAAQPQQPRGPVASVPPPVPVPPAYYYAVDGRQQGPVPYERLQELFASRAINRDTLIWKQGMAQWSALSEVEELKSFLGGSTPPPLPGN; the protein is encoded by the coding sequence ATGGGATTATTTGATGAAATCAAGAAAAAACTGAGTCACGAGTTTATCGACATTGTCGAATGGCTGGATGATTCCCAGGATACGATTGTCCACCGGTTCGAACGCTACCAGAACGAGATTAAAAACGGGGCCAGGCTGATTGTGCGCGAAGGCCAGAAGGCCGTTTTTGTGAACGAAGGCCAGCTGGCGGATGTCTTTGGCCCGGGAACCTACGAGCTGACCACGTCCAACCTGCCGATACTGACAACCCTCAAAGGGTGGAAGTACGGCTTTGACAGCCCGTTCAAGGCGGAGGTTTACTTTGTGAATACGCGCCTGTTCACCGACGAAAAATGGGGGACGAAAAACCCGGTCATGCTGAGCGATGAGCGTTTCGGGCTTACCGAAATCAGGGCTTTCGGCACCTACAGCTTCCGGATTGAAGACCCTGGAAAATTTGTGGTGGACGTGGTGGGCACGGATGGAAATTTCACGAATTACGAGGTCAACGAACACCTGAAAAGCCTGATTGTCACCCGGTTTACGGATACGGTCGGGGAGGCCAACCTGCCCCTGGAACTCTACGCCGCCAATACGAGCGAATTGTCGGAAACCTGCCGGGAGGTTATGGAGCCGGAATTTGCCCGGGTGGGTATCGAACTGGAAAAGTTCTATATCGAAAACGTGTCCATGCCGGAGGAGCTCAAAAAGGAGATCTTCGAATACAGCCGGCTCGACAAACTGGACATGAGCAAGCTCTCCCAATTCAAGGCGGCGAAGGCCATGGAGGCGGCGGCGAGCAACGAAGGCGGTACGGCCGGCGCCGGGATGGGCATGGGCATGGGGTTTGTCCTGGCGCAACAGATGGGTTCCATGATGGCGCAACCCCAGGCAGCACAACCGCAGCAGCCCCGCGGTCCGGTTGCCTCCGTCCCGCCCCCGGTACCCGTTCCACCCGCTTATTATTACGCCGTCGACGGCCGGCAGCAGGGGCCCGTCCCGTATGAGCGCCTGCAGGAGCTCTTTGCCTCCCGCGCAATCAACCGGGACACGCTTATCTGGAAACAGGGCATGGCCCAGTGGTCCGCCCTGAGCGAGGTGGAGGAACTCAAATCGTTCCTTGGCGGCAGCACACCCCCGCCCCTGCCCGGCAACTGA
- a CDS encoding 3-hydroxyanthranilate 3,4-dioxygenase: MAIAPPFNLTQWLENHREELKPPVGNRNLYKEAGDYIVMVVAGPNARKDYHYNETEELFYQLEGTIEVHVQEDGEKKTFTLGPGDMYLHPARVPHSPVRHPDSIGLVVERKRSDTDARDGLLWYCDNCNNKLYEAYFKLEDIEKDFLAHFKVFYGSEALRTCDQCGTVMEADPRFVGDSSD; this comes from the coding sequence ATGGCAATCGCCCCTCCTTTCAATCTGACGCAATGGCTCGAAAACCACCGGGAAGAACTCAAGCCCCCGGTGGGAAACAGGAACCTCTACAAGGAGGCCGGGGACTATATTGTCATGGTGGTGGCCGGGCCCAATGCGCGTAAGGATTACCACTACAACGAAACCGAAGAACTCTTTTACCAGCTCGAAGGGACGATCGAGGTGCACGTACAGGAGGACGGGGAGAAAAAAACCTTCACCCTCGGCCCGGGGGACATGTACCTGCACCCGGCCAGGGTGCCCCATTCGCCGGTCAGGCACCCGGATTCCATCGGCCTGGTGGTGGAGCGCAAGCGCAGCGATACGGATGCCCGGGACGGGCTGCTCTGGTACTGCGACAATTGCAACAACAAGCTCTACGAAGCCTATTTCAAATTAGAGGATATCGAAAAAGACTTCCTGGCGCATTTTAAGGTGTTCTACGGGTCGGAGGCCCTGCGGACCTGTGATCAATGCGGGACTGTGATGGAAGCCGATCCCCGCTTTGTCGGGGATTCGTCCGACTAG
- a CDS encoding CAP domain-containing protein: protein MPANPIEAENVQAVEGAILELVNQHRQAIGADPLAFSELAYSYANQHTDYMIATGNTSHDDFNARASKIAEATDAKSVAENVARNYDTAQEAFDAWMASASHKSTLEGSFSHTAVSVKRAPDGKLYFTQLFYLQ from the coding sequence ATGCCTGCTAACCCGATAGAAGCCGAGAATGTCCAGGCTGTAGAGGGTGCCATACTCGAACTTGTCAACCAGCACCGGCAGGCCATAGGGGCCGACCCCCTGGCCTTTAGCGAATTGGCGTATTCCTACGCCAACCAGCACACGGATTATATGATTGCCACCGGGAACACGAGTCACGACGACTTCAATGCCCGCGCTTCCAAAATCGCGGAGGCCACGGACGCCAAGTCCGTAGCCGAGAATGTCGCCAGGAATTACGACACGGCCCAGGAAGCCTTTGATGCCTGGATGGCGAGCGCCTCCCACAAGAGTACCCTGGAGGGCAGCTTCAGCCACACGGCCGTCAGCGTCAAACGCGCTCCCGACGGGAAATTGTACTTCACCCAGTTGTTTTACCTGCAATAG